The genomic DNA CTGCATGTGACTCAGCCTTCCAGAGCCTGATGGCTGACTCCAGGCCTAGGGGGCTTGCGCTGTGAGGCAGGGCACCTGGCAGTCCTGGTCGGGCCACTGAAGTGCCCGTGAGGGCGAGGGAGGGTCCCCGCCGCGGCTTGGTTCCCTGTCTCTATGTGTAGGGTTAGGTCAGGCCCTTCCTGCACCGACTAGGAGCCCGAGGTCCCAATGGTACCGGTTCTTCTGGGTCAGAGGGAAAGGAACCAGCAAGGAGGGATGCCCTGAGGGTATACACAGCAGCTCTGGAGCGGGTCCTGCAGTCTCCCTGCATCTGCCTAGAAAGGAAGGACACCCAGCTTGCTGATCCTCTCTATGCCAGGCTCGGGCCTTCATGCCCACGGCTCCGTCAGCCCACACTCACCACAAGGGGCCGGGGCATCAGGGCCACGCTGCTGGCCTGCTGTCACAGCCGGTGGGAGTGCGTGGAAGCCCGGCTTTCCCCTCTACGAGAGCGGGCTTTTCCCCTTGTGCAGAAGGCATGACGGTAGCTGTATTACCTTAAGGAAATGCTACTTGTCAAAAGAGCAGAGCCCCCTTGAAGGCCAAGCAAGAGTAAACCTCGCTGCTGAAAGGCCCCGCAGCTcaggggtgaggggctgtgccCGTCTCACTGCTTTCTGCCCACAGCTGAGACTCGTTGGCAACGGGGCAGCTGTTCCTTTAAGTCGAATTCTCTGGGGATTGCGGCagcctggggtgagggtgggggtgtgggctgAGGGTGGTGCTTGTCTGATGACGACTGGTCTCCCCTGCAGAGCCCTtcccgctccagccccagctccgaCAGCCTGTGACGTCCCTCCTTAGGTCTTTCCTTTCCCCAGAAGCTGCTGATTCATCCTCGGGCTGGAGTTCGTGCAGctgtggggctgggagctgggcctctgGGTGGAGAGTCGGGCCGCCAGGGAGGTGCCCCTGAGCCTCTCTGGCTGcccctggtggggtgggggtgggtgggaggagggggctctggacagcacagagccctggcaggtttCTGTCCAGAAATGCAGgttggggctgggagtgggggcgTAGGGGGACAGTCTGGGCCAAGGTCACAGGGCGAGGGCCAGGCTGACCGTCCTTCTCACTGCTGTCTGGCCTCCCCTGCAGGGTGCTTGAAGGATGACCGCATCGCCTTCTGGACCTGGATGTTCTCCACCTACTTCATGGAGAAATGGGCGCCACGGCAGGACGACATGCTCTTCTACGTGCGCCGGAAGCTGGCGTTCTCCGGCACCGAGAGCGGTGTCGACGGGAGGAAGGTGCGTGACCTCCGGCCCGGCTGAGTGTCCCTGCAGAGTCTGCTCTTGGCGAGCAAGGCAGCCTCCCTTGCAGTCCCTTCCGTGCATGTCCAAGGGGGAAACGAggttcactgagcacctactatgtgccgggaGCCGTGGGGAGGCAGTCACACATGCTTGCTGGGAGTGGGATGTGCTGGGGGTGGTGCACATTATTATTAACCCTCACCGTGACCCTGAAAGGCAGCAGTGTTATCATTATTGTACCtttgagcaaactgaggctcagaggcgaGGTGGTTCGGGCAGCCTCTCataattagtaaataaatggTAGAGCAAAGCTTAGGCCCCAGACCACGGGCCACCCAATGTGGGCTCTCCACTTCCTGATCTCATGTCCTCGCAGCACCTCGACGGGGCAGATGCTCCTCTCCCCTTTACAGATGAGGTTAGTGAGCACTCAGATGCCCGGACTCACCCACGGCTTCTCATCCACTGCATTTAAGTGTGTGGACAAGTTAATGCAACAAGCTGCATGTTTCCTGCTCTTTTTTCAgaagctttcattttaaaatgtttaaacaaCCTGTGTGCCAGACATGGCAATGCATGGCCTTCTTTTAAACACAAACATGGGAGGGCTGTGGAGGCAGCCGGGACTGTGCAGCCTGCCTGGCTCTGGGTCCGGGGCCCTGCACCCTGCGGGCCAGGCCTGTTAGcggcagggcgggggtgggggggggggcgacttGGAGCCCCTGAAGGCCTCGCCCTGCCGTGTGCCTGCTCTTGGGGCCTGACACATGCAGAATAGGTTTTCTGCAAATGAACAGGCCTGGCATCCCCGGCAAAGAGACACGGTGACTTCCTGCCGCGCTGGCCTCTGCTGGCCCTCTGCATGCCGGTGGTAATACAGCTGGTCTGGCTGGGCTTCGTGACATGTGGGGCGACAGAGCTGCACCCTGGGGTTGGCCTAGGTCCCTGGCATTCGGCTGCTGTGCAGGCAGCTGGCTGTGGGACTGTCGTGACTGGGACTGAGCACAGTCCCAGGGTTGGCATATTTAGTGACCAGAAGGAATGGGAGCAGAGCCCCTGGTGAGATGAGTCTTGAAGGGAAAGCTGTTCCCAGCAGCGCAGTGGTGGGCCTGACAGTTGTGTCTGTGCAGCTGCGCTGAAGGAGAGGGACGCAGGAcacctgggaggcaggggccGGACCACAGGGATGCGGAAGTCACGCCCAGGAATTGAGGCATTTTCCCCAAAGCCCTGGGACACCACTGGAGCATAAACTGAGGAAGGGGACGCGGTCAGAGGGCCGTTCAGCAAGTGCTCGGCGGCGGGTGGACTGGACAGGGTCggagcagaggcagggctgcctgggagggtgCTGGTGGGGCTGCACCAGGGAGAGGAGCCGTGCAGAGGGTGTCAGCTGGTGCCCAGGACGTGGGCTTAGCCCAGCAGGGCCTCAGGTGACTGAACTGGGGCGATCACCCTCTGCCCCGTAGGCCTCTGCTGGAGTCGAGTGTGGACAGGGTCTTTCCCCAAAGGCAGTCCGCTGCCGTGCAGACTAAGGCCAGGGCGCTGAGGCACGCTCAGCTGTTTCTGGAATTTCAGTGCGGGCGAGGCCCCAGCTCTGGTGATGGAAGgtgttcttgtgtgtgtgtgtgtgtgtgtgtgtgtgtgtgtatgtgtgtgtggagggggctcATTTAATATTATAATATGGCCTGTGGCTCTTGAATAATGTCCAGTTCCCAAACAGAGATTAAAGTTTCCAAAATTGCATGGCGAGGTGACGCCTGGTTCCCTCATGCGTCCGTCACCACTAGAATTCTACTAGTTACTGAAGCTGGAAGGGACCTTGGGAGATAgactaacccagtggtcggcaaactgtggccccttgagtgtggctcttccacaaaataccacgtgcgggcgcgcacgttcagtgcgattgaaacttcgtggccacgctcaaagggccaaagagccgcatgtggctcgcgagccgcagtttgctgaccactggactaaCCTGTGAGAGGACAGAGATCAGGCCCAGGTGATGTGCCTTTGCAATCCAATCGCTTAggtccccattttacacatgaaagAACTGAATTAGTTAGCGGCAAAGCTAAGATTAGCATTCAGGTTTTCTGCTTTCTCGGTTTTGTGtatctcattaatttttattattatcttttttttttttattgattttttacagagaggaagggagagagatagagttagaaacatcaatgagagagaaacatcgatcagctgcctcctgcacatctcccactggggatatgcccgcaacccaaatacatgcccttgaccggaatcgaacctgggacccttcagtccgcaggccgatgctctatccactgagccaaaccggcttcggctattattatcttttttaatttaaattctttattgtttaaagtagtacttaagtctccttttttccccattgacctctccccggccgcccccaccccccagggaggGTGTTCTTAACCTCCCTCCACCTGGATTCTCCctgcaggagggggtggggggaggccaggggggaGTGAGTGGGCAGACAGCTCTCACCTGGTGGGAGAGAGGCTCCTGGTCCAGGGCGGGGGAAtgtggaggagggagcagagccCTGTGTAAACGCTCCTGAACATCCGGGGTTGTTGAGGTTGGTGAGGGAGCCTGAGTCCATGGGAGCATGTGTCCAGCTTTTCATGTGCTAGAATGTTCCATGGACCACGCACAGTGAGCTGTGTGCAGAAATGAATCAGACCTGGCCCTGGCCTTGGGGACCCCCAGTCTGCTGGGACAGGGCGTAGCCAGTGACACAGAGCTGCGATGGTGGGAAgatggggagcaggtgggggcccACAAAGAGGAGGTGACCTCAGCTGAGTGTTGTAGGACAGAGAGGGGACAGCAGTGAGCTGAGGACCTGTGTGGAGGGACCGGCACGTGCGAAGCGGGAGGGGTGGGCCCTGCCGCGTCTGGCTTGGTGTTTGGAGGGCAGTGGGTGGTCAGCGATTTGAGGAGGCCCCAcgggcctagggcaggggtgggcaaactttttggctcgagggccacaatgggttcttaacctggaccggagggccggaacaaaagcacggatggagtgtttgtgtgaactaatataaattcaaagtaaacatcattacgtaaaagggtacggtcttttttatttttagttttattcatttcaaacgggctggatccggcccgcgggccatagtttgcccacggctggcctaggggGTGCAGGTCAggcggggaggggatgtggggaaACGTGATGGCAGCCTCCCAGGTGGCTTCCTGCCCCCACCATTCAAAATGGAAAGACAAGCCCTTGGCAGGTGCAGTGCCAGCTCTCTGGGGCGCCTGCGCACTGCTTGTGCTCTGCGGCAAGCCCAGGCTGCTTCCGCCCCCTTCCATCCTGCAGCCTGCAGAGCCCACAGTCGCCATAGCAACCTGCGGGCTGCCTGCGCTagcgggggagggtggatgggtggatgggttgCCTGCTTGTGGGCTGGGGAGCAGAGTGTGGGTGGAACAGGGTGCTGGGATCCCCGCCCTCGGGCAGGCCCTTTGAAAGGGTTCAGCTCCTGATGAACTCAGGTCTCAGCTAGAGGCTGAGGGCAAGGCTGGAATCTGTGTGCTGACACCTGCCCCGGGCAGTGGCCGGGGAGAAAGCACCGACTCCCTTCCTACCTGTGCTCGCAGCTGGCGGAGGCTGAGCccgaggtggaggtggaggtggaggtgtaCCGGCGGGACTCCAAGAAGCTGCCAGGCTTGGGGGACCCTGACATTGACTGGGAGGAGAGCGTCTGCCTGAACCTCATCCTCCAGAAGGTAAGGGTCGGCGGGGCGGGGCTCCAGCAGCAGGGCAGTGGGTGGGCGCTGAGGGACAGCCGAGCCCTCCACGCACCCCCTCCTGCTCTCTTCCAGCTGGACTACATGGTGACATGTGCCGTGTGCACGCGCTCTGAGGGGGGCGACATCCACATCCATAAGAAGAAATCCCAGGTGAGCCACCGACCGCgagccccaggcctcccagctgCCCGCTCTGCCTGGGAATTGCAGCCCTGCCGGCCCGGGGCTGGTTCTGCAGAGGTGTGTTTTAGACAACACTCtccacctgggtgcaggtgggcctCACTGCGTCGTAAATCTCCTTTCTTTCAGCAAGTGTTTGCGTCCCCTAGTAAACACCCCATGGACAGCAAAGGGGAGGAGTCTAAGATCAGCTACCCCAACATCTTCTTCATGATCGACAGCTTCGAGGAGGTGAGTGTCTCCCGTCAGCGCTCCCTCCGGCCTCGCCCCCTTGCCGAAaggcggtggggggtgggaagggctaGAAGCAGACGGGTCTGGACTCCTACCAACATGGCCCCCACTCTTCCTGGTGTTGGATGAGGAGCCTCAGTTCTCCCACCTGTAAAATCGTGCTCATCTGTCCTATTACCCTCAGGGTCGGAGGTCAAAGGGGCGCCTGAATGGGAGACCGCACTAAAGGCCTACGGCAGCGCTGCCCTGCAGGAGGGTCGTTAGTATCGTTAGTATCGCCACAAAACTCTAAACAAGTGCCTCCACCCCTGGCTGCTCCAGCCCGGGACCCTGGGGGTCAGGGGCGGGGCTTTGGGAGTCATCCAGCCACGCGTCTGCTTTAAGGTTGGGCAAAGGGTGACTCGCCCAGGGAAGCAGGTGCTGGGGAGAACCAGGCTGTGTCCCACTCCTGACCGGCACAGCACctgcccagccagccccgcccacccccaggcctctgaGGAGGGGGGTGGCTTCCAGGGCCTCCTGGATTtgattgtatcttttttttttttttttgagatagagtagaagggagggaggaaaggggagagagaaagagaaaaaaaatcgatgtgagagagacacatagattggttgcttcccgcaggtgccctgactggggtcagggatgtgcccttgaccaggaatcagacccacAACCCTTGagtgtgcaggccgacgctctatccattgagccacaccagccagagcttgaTGGTATCTTGAAGCATCTTAGGCTCAGGAGGCTAAGTGCCCCTGGAGGCTCACACAACTCGTTCATCCaaggagctgagatttgaacccgaGTCTGTGTGGCCTCAGAACTCGGGGTCACTCTATGCCTGCATAGAAGTTGAGAAGTtcagggcggggcggggtgggaggggctggtccCCCATGGCCAGAGCGGGGAGATCCTGGATCCTGGCCGGACAGTCCTCTAACTGCCTAACTTCTTAGCCTGGAGGTGTGATGAGGGCCAGGagtccttccccttccctcccagagTCATAGGCACAAGCGCCCTCTGCTGGACGCTGCCCCTGCCAGTTAGGCTGCGCTGGGTCGGCGgagggtggcagagctgggtggcCACAGGTTTCTCATCtgtgcctcagtgttctcatctgctaAATGGGAGTTTTCGGGGCGAGTGAGGGGTAGGTGGTGAGCAGCTGACAGTTGACGTCTTCTCTTTGCTTGCTCCCACCCCAGGTGTTCAGCGACATgactgtgggggaaggagagatggTCTGTGTGGAGCTGGTGGCCAGTGACAAAACCAACATGTTCCAAGGGGTCATCTTCCAGGGCTCCATTCGCTACGAGGCGCTCAAGAAGGTGTACGACAACCGGGTGAGCGCGGGTGGCCCGGGCCCAGCCCCTCCGTGCCGCCCTCCTCAGAGTACCTGCGCACCCAGGCCCACTAAGGTGGCTCAGGGCCAGCGCTGTGTGACCTTCCCAGGCCACCCCCAGCAGGACATTCCCGGGGCCGGCCCTGACTCACCTGAGGGACAAGAGCCAGGTGGAGGCTCTCTCCAGAGCTGGGCGCCACCCTGAGGCTCGCCTCCTTGGAGCCTGGGGGTTgtgctggtggggggtggggacgggcTCGGGTTCTGGGGCTGCAGCTCTGttcccagccaggccctgggcctgctgggcgtAGGTCACCGGCAGTGAGGGGGATGTCAGCGGGGACCCCACGTGTGCAGCACTGCCCTGCCTGCTGGGGGCCTGCTCCGGGAGGGTGACTGTCCGCCCACCAGCCTGGCTCAGCCTTTCCCACTGCCCACAGGTGAGCGTGGCCGCCCGCATGGCGCAGAAGATGTCATTTGGCTTCTACAAGTACAACAACATGGAGTTCGTGCGCATGAAGGGGCCCCAGGGCAAGGGTCACGCGGAGATGGCCGTCAGCCGTGTGTCCACTGGTGACACGTCCCCCTGCGGGACTGAAGAGGACTCCAGCCCGGCTTCGCCCATGCACGAGCGGGTAAGGGCTTCCTGTCCCTTGGTTCTGCTTCCCGCCGCCTCCCTGACCCTTACAGCCCCAGGGGGGGTAGGTGTTGTCCCCACTctctggggaggaggctgaggttcagagagagcaagtcacttgcccagggtcacacagcaggttAGTGCCTGGGCCAGAGCCCTTTCTGCTCCCCTGAGCTGTCAGTGCAGCCAGGCTGTTTACCTTGCGCTGGCGCCTGCCTCAGTGGAGCTGCTGGGCGAGCGCAGGCGGGTGACAGGCCTTCCCTGTGAGAGAGATGGGGACAGTGAGGCGCTGGCCTCCGTCTTGTTCCCTGAGCAGCAGCTCTGCTCTTTGCCCACCAGGTGTCTCCCAGGTGAGCAGCTGCTCAGCCCCCTGCACCCCGCGGGCAGGAGGGAGCTTTCCTGTCCGTGGACCTGGGAACCCCGGGTCGCATGACTGGTGTGACagcacagccttgcagccctgccATTTCCAGGCCACCATCCTTCCCCGGGGTGGGGACCCAGGTCGGCGGCAGCTGTACTCGGCCTTCAGcggggctcagggaggaggaagtgcccccccccgcccccccccccagcccactgGCCGCTCTGCCGGCTTGGGTATCTCGGGGCTGCTCAGAGCGGTTCCCGGGGTCTTGGAGGGAGACAGGCATGTGAGcgcagtgggcaggaggcagccctgctCAGGCATcgccaggaggggctgggggagactcTGGGGGCTGGAGTCTGGGCGCTGCTGCTCGCCACCTGGGACaagtctctcttcctccctgagccTCTGCGCTCATCCAGAAATGGGGTGGCACACCGGCTCCCTGCAGTGTTGGGAGGCTCCGAGGAGCCGCTGCGCCTCAAGCGCCTGCACAGGGCTTGGCCCGCAGGTgtccagggagcagccactggaGTGACTTTGCTGGTGACCCGCTTGGGAAGTGACTCTTAAGAATGTGAATAACGCGCTATGTGCTGAGTGCGGGAGAGTGT from Myotis daubentonii chromosome 2, mMyoDau2.1, whole genome shotgun sequence includes the following:
- the KIAA0930 gene encoding uncharacterized protein KIAA0930 homolog; translated protein: MASARPPGWACASAPAPAGLRVGPPVLPAAAAPEPAGSAEAEERSLQRMLRAIAEERGRFSLRREVCGLGCLKDDRIAFWTWMFSTYFMEKWAPRQDDMLFYVRRKLAFSGTESGVDGRKLAEAEPEVEVEVEVYRRDSKKLPGLGDPDIDWEESVCLNLILQKLDYMVTCAVCTRSEGGDIHIHKKKSQQVFASPSKHPMDSKGEESKISYPNIFFMIDSFEEVFSDMTVGEGEMVCVELVASDKTNMFQGVIFQGSIRYEALKKVYDNRVSVAARMAQKMSFGFYKYNNMEFVRMKGPQGKGHAEMAVSRVSTGDTSPCGTEEDSSPASPMHERMASLSTPPTPERNNRPTFFSPSLKRKAPRNRIAEMKKSHSANDSEEFFREDDGAADLHNATNLRSRSLSGTGRSLVGSWLKLNRADGNFLLYAHLTYVTLPLHRILTDILEVRQKPILMT